The nucleotide sequence CCGCTGCCGGGGCGGGCGGGGCGGCGTCGGGGTTGGTGCCCGGTTCCGGCTCGGTGACGCCCAGGGGCGGCGGGTCCGCCGGCTCGGGCACGGCCTCGGCAGCCGGGGGCGGTGGCGGCGGCAGGGGAGGCGGCTTCACGGCCACCTGCGCCACCGGCGTCTGCACGGCGGGGGCGGGGGGTGTCATGGGCCGGCTGAGGAAATGGTTGGCGGTGATGACGGTGGCGGCCAGCGCCACCAGCACCGACAGGGCCAGCCCCACCGGGTGCGACCCCAGCCGCTGGGCGGCGGCAAAGGCACGCCCGATGGCCCCCGGCAGGGTGGCGCTTTTGCGCTTCCGGCTGCGGGTGCCGGTCTTCTTCGCGGGGGTCTTGCGGGACGGGGCCATCAGTGCACCCCTTTGCCGTGGCAGCAATCCCCGGTGGCAAGGCCATCGAGAATCGGGCAGTCGGGGCGGTCATCCCCGGCGCAGCGGTCCACCAGCGCCATCAGGGTGCGGCGCATCGCCTGCAACTCGGCGATGCGGGCGTCGATTCCCGCCACATGATCCAGGGCCAGGGCGCGCACGTCGGCGCTGGCGCGGCCGCGGTCGTGCCACAGGGCCAGCAGTGCCGACACCTCCCGGACCGAAAACCCCAGGGTGCGGGCGCGGTGGATGAAGCGCAGGGTTTCCACGTCCGAATCGGA is from Azospirillum fermentarium and encodes:
- the cueR gene encoding Cu(I)-responsive transcriptional regulator; translated protein: MNIGTAAKRSGVPAKTIRYYEGVGLIPSAGRTAAGYRVYSDSDVETLRFIHRARTLGFSVREVSALLALWHDRGRASADVRALALDHVAGIDARIAELQAMRRTLMALVDRCAGDDRPDCPILDGLATGDCCHGKGVH